The DNA region AGAAGGCAAAGCACTCACCAGGTAAAATTTACCGGTATTTTTATCCATCGTAATGCCCTGCGGAAAAGGGATAACCCAGCCGAGCACAGTGGTTACTGTACCCGCCGGTGTGATTTTACGAAGTGCCCAGTTCCAGGTATCCGCTACATAAATATTGTTGTTCGCGTCTGCAACTACAGCCGAAGGATGGTCAAATAAAGCTGCCGTACCTACGCCATTGGTATTGCCGGCAACACCGGGATTACCTGCAAAGGTACTGACTAATCCGGCCGGAGTAATCTTTCTGATGCAATGGTTATTGATATCAGCCACATAAACATTGCCGTTGTTATCCGTCGTGATACCCGCATTGGTCACAAAATCAAACTTAGCCACTGTGCCTTGTCCGTTTAAGAAACCAGCAACTCCTGCACCGGCAAAAGTACTTACAGTTGCCGTGTAAGCAACTTTTTCCAAAGCATACAACTTTCCTTCACCTGGCAAAAAAGTATCTGACAGGGAATGACTGCCGACTGCAAAATTGGTAGCTTCTTCCAAACCTGTAACCTTGGAAACAACCTTAACATTTGCTACCTGGTTTGCTGTTGTAAAACCAAAAGTATTACTGCCCGTAAAAGATTTATTGACCACCATAATATATTCCTTACCCGCAACAGGGTCTATAAATTGGGTGATGATCATAGATTGGGCAGCATTCTGGGGCTGCCAGATAAAATTTCCCGCCGGCCTTACAGTGCCGGTGGGAATTGTTGTTCCGGTATGATACACAGCATTGGCATTCAGCTTCACCAGTGTTTTGCCCAGCTGCTTCATTTCAAAGTTTAATGCTTTAAAAGGAAGGTACAGGTCGGTCTTATTTCCCGCAGCATCTATTATTCCATTGGTAAAGGTTTCTGCTCCGCCTGTTGGTGTCCAGTAACTAAACCACACAGGCTTTTTTATTCCATAAGCCAGGTGCGAATAAGCACTATACCTCAATTCGTTCGCATTCGGTCTTCTCAGGTCCGTTGAGTTCCCTATAGATTGCAGGTACCCTGAAGTTTTAATATTGTATTTTAATCCAACACGCCGGATGACATCCAGGTCATGAAAATAAGGCACATCCCTGAACGTTCCGTTCAACATAAAGGGGTAGTTATCCATTGCAAGGTAGCGCAGATTAGCAGCTACTACCTTCTGTATCCAGTTTTCCACATAATCCAGCTCATAGTTGATACTTCCCAACGCACCGGTAGCATAACTCGGGAAAAGATTCACATGAGGATCATGGTTATTGTCGAGCGTAAGCAATTTCTGATAACGATTAGCTGCGTCCTGAAGCTGACTTACTGTTGGTTCATCCTTTACATAATAGCCCGAAAGTGCCGGGTGGTTGATATAGGTATTCACCATGGCGGTAATGTCTGCATTAGTCCCGTTTACCCTGTTGTCGGCAACTACCATTTTCAAACCATGGCTATTGGCCATGTCGAGCATCGTCAGCTTGTCAACCGGCGATATCCAGCCTGCAATATCCTGTATCACATCGATATTTGCCTCACTAATTGCTCCATATTGCAAATTAGTCGTAAACTCAAACGGAGGAGCGATATAGATACCTATTGGCATCCCCTCTTCAACACCATTCAACAACATCGCCTGATCGGCCCTGCCCATATCTTTTCCGGGCATTTCTGTGATAAACTTCTGGCAACCGGTAAAAATAAAAGCACAAAAACTTAGTATAAGGAGCGCAAAGCGCCCCTTATTGATACAATATCCAGCATTCATAATCAGTTAAATTAAATGAACTAGTTATTCCGATACAATTTTTCTGATGCGGTGATTTCCCTTGTCCAGTACATAGATTGCACCGTCAGTCCCGATAGCAATGCCGGTCGGCACTGCAAACCTGGCCACTCCACCCAAACCATTGGTAAAGCCCTGCGTATCGCCACCGGCGATAGTCGAAACTTTATTTGTTCCCGCTTCAATCATTCTGATATTAGAGGCTGAAGCCGAAATATCCGGTCCCTCAAACCTATGTCCGCAACCCGCAACATAAATATTATCTTTAGCATCCACGGCAATACCCCATGGGTGGTCAAACCTTGCCACCGCACCTATTCCATCTGTCAGACCTGTTTCTCCAGCAGCACCGGCAATTGGGGTACGGGCCCATGTCGTGGTATTGACGCTATAGATCACCGAGCTCACATTATCAGCAATAATCAGGTTCCCCTTGCTGTCAACGGCCATTCCTCCAGAGAAAATTGGTACATCAACCCCGCGCTCGTTTAATACCCCCGAAGCTGAAAATTCATAAATTTTCCCACCGTGATAATTTGCGGCCAATGCACTGCTGATATAAACTACTCCTGTATTTTTATTTATGGCAATTCCCTGCGGAAAGGCAAATGCCTGCCCACGGATAGAACTGACCAGACCTTCAGGTGTAACCTTCCGTACAGCCCAGTTCCATGCATCAGCAACGTAAAGATTATCATCTTTATCAACTGCTACATCCATAGGGTGGTTAAACAGCGCGACATCTTTATTGCCATTTACATACCCTTCCACGCCAGGTTTACCGATAAAAGTACTCACCACACCGGCAGGCGTAATTTTACGGATACAATTGTTAAAAATATCGGCTACGTAAAGGTTCCCTTTAGAATCAATATCCATCCCTGCATTACTTCTGAAATCGAATCTGGCCACATCCGCTGCTCCATCCGAAAAACCGGCAACACCAGCCCCTGCGAACGAACTAACCGTTCTTTTTAAAGTGTAAACAAATGGCTCCGTACTGGTTACCGTTTTTCCTGCAATGGTCACTTCGATTTTCCCTGAACCAAGTGCAGCAGGTATCTTAACAATCATCCGGTTTTTATTGGCACCCAGAACAGTTACCGGCTTTCCGTTAATTTTCACACTGATGTCCGATAAAGCACTGCTGTAATTGTCACCATAGATCATTACCTCAGTAGCTTCGCTTCCCTCAAGGGGTGAAAATTTACTGATCACAAAAGGAGCATTACTATTGTGCGTATAACTGTCATCAGTCTGTTCAAAAAACTGTTCTTTACACGAGGCCAGTCCCAATTGAAGCAGTAGCGTAGCACCATAAAAAATGGCTTTCATTGCTTTATATTTTTTCATCTTAAATATCCTTAACATTAGTTGTAACCATAATTTTGATCCAGCGCAGTATTTCTATTGCGCTCCGTCTGTGGAATGGGGTACAGGTCAAATGCATCCTCGTAAATCCTTGACTCTACCAGGAAAGGTGTATAAGAAAAACTTCCTGCACCCTGTTTTACGATACGCATACCTCTGGCTTCGCGCATTACACTTTTACCGATACGCCATCTCCTGATATCCCAGAAACGGAAACCTTCAAAGGCCAGCTCTACCCTTCTTTCCCTTCTGATCCGCTCTCTCATTTGCGCTTTGTTAAGCCCTGCAGGTAAAGCAGGCATATTCACACCAGCCCTGCTACGCACAGCATTCACGGCTTCATAAACACTATTATCCGGAGCTGCTAATGCCTCATTTCTGGCTTCGGCAAAGTTCAGCAGGGTTTCCTCATAGCGCATATAAACCCAGAAATGATCTCCAGGTCTGTTGTCAGGAGTCATGCTTCCATTTTCGTCCAATAGTTTACGTAGATAATATCCGGTTTGAGTTTTGGCACCTTCTGCCGAAACCAGTCCATCTAAACCATCGACAAAAGTTTCAATAACATTATCTCTCCAGGTACTGCCGTTATAAAGAATGGAAGCAGCAAGCCTGGGGTCGCGGTTGGCATACGGATTATTGGCATCATATCCTGAACCGGCATCACCAGGCTTTAACCCGTTTTTCATTTCATAATCGTCAACCAGGTTCTGCAACGGCTGAATCCATGCTAAACCACCCTGACTAGGGACAAACATCTGCTGAACCCAGGCGGTATTGTTTATTGTTGACTGAAATATAATGTTCGGGGCAGTTCTTTTATGAAACAAACCCTTGTAATCACCGTCAACCTGATATAAATTAAGCTTCATCACATCCTCAGCTGCCTCAGCTGCACGCTCCCATTTCTGAACATCAGAAGTAGGATTGTGTAATAAACTCGCCGCATAGAGCAGGACGCGTGACTTCAGCATTAAAGCAGCCCCTTTAGTCGCCCTGCCAATATTTGCCGAAGTATTTACCGGAACCAGGTTCGCTGCTGCTTCATTACAGTCGTCCACAATAAAACGCACTAACTCTTCTTCCGAGTTTCTGGGAATATTCAGGTTATCATTAATTTGCAAAACCCTGTCTATTACAGGAACAGTGCCATAACGCTTATGCAATTCAGCATAAAAATAAGCCCTTAAGAAATAAGCTTCTCCTTTCATACGCACTTTACCGGCAGTCTGTGTGGCATTTTTTACCGGTACTGCATCTACCTTTTCAATAAAGCGGTTGACTTTACGAATAGCCGCATAGAGCGATGCCCATACATCAACAGGATTATGGTTCTGGCTGATCAGGCCCCGGGTAAAAACCTGAGGCCCGTTAAAATACACAACCGGACATTTAGCCTCGTCCGAGGCTGCGGCATAGGTAAAACTATTTACCGGCATCCATTCATTCGATAGCTGGGAATAAACATTGGCCAGATATCTTTCAGTCTGAACATAGTCTCCGAAGACCTCCTCTTCCGATAAGCCCCCTGTTTCGGCCTTATCCAGGTATTCGTCAAATTTTTTACACCCCGAAAATGCAATTACTCCCAGAATGCAAATCACTATTAATTTAAATTTCATGTGATAATAAGTTATAGGGTTAGAAACTAAGAGATGCACCAAAATTGATGATCCGTTGTGCAGGATACACGTTACCTATCGTATTTGGCTGCCAGTATTCCGGATCAAACATAGGCTGGGCCTTCGTCCAGGTATACAGGTTCATACCATTCCCATAAATACGGAAACTGGATAAATTCGCTTTCTTTGTCAGCCTGATATTTTTAAAAGTGTAACCTATTTCTAAATTTTTCAAGCGGATATAACTGTTGTCTTCCAGGTAAAGCGATGACATACGGTGGTTATTACTATTTCCGCCATAATGAAGTGCAGGCCAGGTCGCTGTATTTGCGGTCTCAGGTGTCCATCTGTCCAGGTGCTGGGTTCTCGCTTTTCCTCCTTCATAAAATTCCCATGACATCCCTCCTACCAGTGTCCTGCTGCTGTTTGCCGCACCCTGAAAAAGGAAACTGATGTCGAAGTTCTTCCAGTTCACCCCACCAGACAAACCAAAAGTAATTTCAGGAATATTACTTCTTCCCATTGGTCCCATATCGTTGTCGTTGATCACCCCGTCTCCATTCAAATCTTTATACTTTACATCCCCCGGGATTAAGCGTCCGTATTGTGCCGGACTCAGACGGATATCCATTTCATCTCTAAAAAAACGTTCTGCTTCTAAAAGAAAAATCTGTCCAAGTGGATGCCCGGTTTGATATTGATAAGCATACTCCCTGTTTTCCTCATCCATAAAG from Pedobacter africanus includes:
- a CDS encoding IPT/TIG domain-containing protein — protein: MKKYKAMKAIFYGATLLLQLGLASCKEQFFEQTDDSYTHNSNAPFVISKFSPLEGSEATEVMIYGDNYSSALSDISVKINGKPVTVLGANKNRMIVKIPAALGSGKIEVTIAGKTVTSTEPFVYTLKRTVSSFAGAGVAGFSDGAADVARFDFRSNAGMDIDSKGNLYVADIFNNCIRKITPAGVVSTFIGKPGVEGYVNGNKDVALFNHPMDVAVDKDDNLYVADAWNWAVRKVTPEGLVSSIRGQAFAFPQGIAINKNTGVVYISSALAANYHGGKIYEFSASGVLNERGVDVPIFSGGMAVDSKGNLIIADNVSSVIYSVNTTTWARTPIAGAAGETGLTDGIGAVARFDHPWGIAVDAKDNIYVAGCGHRFEGPDISASASNIRMIEAGTNKVSTIAGGDTQGFTNGLGGVARFAVPTGIAIGTDGAIYVLDKGNHRIRKIVSE
- a CDS encoding RagB/SusD family nutrient uptake outer membrane protein, whose product is MKFKLIVICILGVIAFSGCKKFDEYLDKAETGGLSEEEVFGDYVQTERYLANVYSQLSNEWMPVNSFTYAAASDEAKCPVVYFNGPQVFTRGLISQNHNPVDVWASLYAAIRKVNRFIEKVDAVPVKNATQTAGKVRMKGEAYFLRAYFYAELHKRYGTVPVIDRVLQINDNLNIPRNSEEELVRFIVDDCNEAAANLVPVNTSANIGRATKGAALMLKSRVLLYAASLLHNPTSDVQKWERAAEAAEDVMKLNLYQVDGDYKGLFHKRTAPNIIFQSTINNTAWVQQMFVPSQGGLAWIQPLQNLVDDYEMKNGLKPGDAGSGYDANNPYANRDPRLAASILYNGSTWRDNVIETFVDGLDGLVSAEGAKTQTGYYLRKLLDENGSMTPDNRPGDHFWVYMRYEETLLNFAEARNEALAAPDNSVYEAVNAVRSRAGVNMPALPAGLNKAQMRERIRRERRVELAFEGFRFWDIRRWRIGKSVMREARGMRIVKQGAGSFSYTPFLVESRIYEDAFDLYPIPQTERNRNTALDQNYGYN